Proteins encoded together in one Halalkaliarchaeum sp. AArc-CO window:
- a CDS encoding AbrB/MazE/SpoVT family DNA-binding domain-containing protein, whose product MSVETDSHGRLYLSSELRQKYGERFHVVEYEDRLELIPIDENPLQAIREAAGDAFEGESVEELRESAREQAKKDAEAGFDRGKRAVEDSDE is encoded by the coding sequence ATGTCAGTAGAAACAGATTCGCACGGGCGGCTGTACCTGTCCTCAGAACTGAGGCAAAAGTATGGTGAGAGATTTCACGTCGTTGAATACGAGGATCGCCTCGAACTCATCCCTATCGACGAAAACCCGCTTCAGGCAATTCGTGAAGCTGCCGGTGACGCATTCGAGGGTGAGTCGGTAGAAGAACTCCGTGAAAGCGCGAGAGAGCAGGCGAAAAAAGATGCTGAAGCGGGATTTGATCGAGGAAAACGCGCAGTAGAGGATAGCGACGAATGA
- a CDS encoding PIN domain-containing protein, with protein MTAYVETDYLLALVKDSDWLKNRAEKVLKEQDVVTSTYSYLEVLLISERHEFDYTKLFSNMLDVVPVETDEERQIVLKAVKYFEEGMTAFDSFHAATAETRGHPILSSDKAYEDVDPERIPLEPPKDE; from the coding sequence ATGACTGCGTACGTTGAGACAGACTATCTCCTCGCCCTCGTCAAAGACTCTGACTGGCTAAAAAACCGAGCAGAGAAAGTGTTGAAAGAGCAGGACGTCGTCACCTCTACGTATTCATATTTGGAAGTGCTGCTCATCAGCGAGCGCCACGAATTCGACTACACCAAGCTGTTCTCGAATATGCTTGACGTCGTACCCGTTGAGACCGATGAAGAACGCCAGATTGTGCTAAAGGCTGTGAAATATTTTGAGGAGGGAATGACCGCGTTTGACTCCTTCCACGCTGCTACTGCCGAAACTCGCGGCCATCCCATCTTGAGCTCTGACAAAGCATACGAGGACGTCGATCCCGAGCGTATTCCATTGGAACCGCCCAAAGACGAATAA